From Sceloporus undulatus isolate JIND9_A2432 ecotype Alabama chromosome 6, SceUnd_v1.1, whole genome shotgun sequence, one genomic window encodes:
- the STEAP2 gene encoding metalloreductase STEAP2 isoform X3 — translation MESISMVGTPNYLNETFLPNGINGVKDSSKTTIGIIGSGDFAKSLTIRLIRCGYHVIIGSRNPKFAAEFFPHVVDVTHHEDAVTKANLIFIAIHREHYAALWDLKHLLIGKILVDVSNNMRVNQYPESNAEYLASLFPDSFVVKGFNVISAWALQLGPKDASRHVYICSNSVQARHQVIELARQLSFTPLDLGALSSAREIENLPLRLFTLWKGPVIVAISLATFFFIYSFIRDVIHPYVRNQQSDFYKIPIEIVNKTLPVVAITLLSLVYLAGLLAAAYQLYYGTKYKRFPPWLENWLQCRKQLGLLSFFFAVVHVVYSLCLPMRRSERYLFLNMAYQQVHANVENSWNEEEVWRIEMYVSFGIMSLGLLSLLAVTSIPSVNRSLNWREFSFIQSTLGYVALLISTFHVLIYGWKRAFEEEFYRFYTPPNFVLALVLPCIVILELQVIPKRAINSALCPVLDSKLKYP, via the exons ATGGAATCAATTTCTATGGTGGGAACTCCTAACTACTTAAATGAAACCTTCTTGCCAAATGGTATAAATGGTGTCAAGGACAGCAGTAAGACTACAATAGGCATAATTGGAAGTGGGGACTTTGCTAAATCCTTGACCATTAGGCTTATCCGATGTGGCTATCATGTTATCATTGGAAGCAGAAACCCCAAGTTTGCTGCTGAGTTCTTTCCACATGTCGTCGATGTAACTCACCACGAAGATGCTGTAACAAAAGCAAATTTAATTTTCATTGCCATACACAGAGAACACTATGCTGCTTTGTGGGACCTCAAACATCTGCTCATTGGCAAAATCCTTGTAGATGTCAGCAACAATATGCGAGTCAACCAATATCCGGAATCCAATGCAGAATACTTAGCATCTCTTTTCCCAGATTCCTTTGTTGTCAAAGGATTCAATGTTATTTCAGCCTGGGCACTGCAACTGGGACCAAAGGATGCTAGCAGACAC GTCTACATATGTAGTAACAGTGTTCAAGCTCGCCATCAAGTTATTGAACTTGCCCGTCAGCTCAGCTTCACGCCACTTGATTTGGGCGCTTTGTCTTCTGCAAGGGAGATTGAAAATTTACCTCTTCGTTTGTTTACACTATGGAAAGGCCCAGTAATAGTGGCTATTAGCCTGGCCACCTTCTTCTTCATCTATTCATTCATCAGAGATGTAATACATCCTTATGTGAGGAACCAGCAGAGTGATTTCTACAAGATCCCTATTGAGATTGTGAATAAGACATTGCCAGTAGTTGCTATCACTTTATTGTCTCTAGTGTATTTAGCAGGGCTCCTGGCAGCTGCTTATCAGCTTTATTACGGCACTAAATACAAACGATTTCCACCATGGTTAGAGAACTGGTTGCAGTGTCGAAAACAGCTTGGACTGCTTAGTTTTTTCTTTGCAGTAGTGCATGTGGTTTACAGCTTGTGCTTGCCTATGAGAAGGTCTGAGCGATACTTATTTCTAAACATGGCTTATCAGCAG GTCCATGCAAATGTTGAAAATTCTTGGAACGAAGAAGAAGTGTGGCGAATTGAAATGTATGTCTCTTTTGGAATAATGAGCCTCGGGCTGCTTTCTCTGTTGGCAGTAACTTCCATTCCTTCAGTAAACAGATCATTAAATTGGAGGGAATTCAGTTTTATTCAG TCTACACTTGGATACGTCGCTCTGCTCATAAGTACTTTCCATGTATTAATTTATGGCTGGAAAAGAGCCTTTGAAGAAGAATTCTACAGATTTTACACTCCACCAAATTTTGTTCTTGCACTTGTCTTGCCATGCATAGTAATTCTGG AACTGCAAGTGATACCAAAAAGGGCCATTAATTCAGCCCTCTGCCCAGTGCTGGATTCTAAACTGAAATATCCTTAA
- the STEAP2 gene encoding metalloreductase STEAP2 isoform X2, with the protein MESISMVGTPNYLNETFLPNGINGVKDSSKTTIGIIGSGDFAKSLTIRLIRCGYHVIIGSRNPKFAAEFFPHVVDVTHHEDAVTKANLIFIAIHREHYAALWDLKHLLIGKILVDVSNNMRVNQYPESNAEYLASLFPDSFVVKGFNVISAWALQLGPKDASRHVYICSNSVQARHQVIELARQLSFTPLDLGALSSAREIENLPLRLFTLWKGPVIVAISLATFFFIYSFIRDVIHPYVRNQQSDFYKIPIEIVNKTLPVVAITLLSLVYLAGLLAAAYQLYYGTKYKRFPPWLENWLQCRKQLGLLSFFFAVVHVVYSLCLPMRRSERYLFLNMAYQQVHANVENSWNEEEVWRIEMYVSFGIMSLGLLSLLAVTSIPSVNRSLNWREFSFIQSTLGYVALLISTFHVLIYGWKRAFEEEFYRFYTPPNFVLALVLPCIVILGKIILLLPCINRKLRRIRRGWEKRQYMEDRTGTGSHPSPERVTIM; encoded by the exons ATGGAATCAATTTCTATGGTGGGAACTCCTAACTACTTAAATGAAACCTTCTTGCCAAATGGTATAAATGGTGTCAAGGACAGCAGTAAGACTACAATAGGCATAATTGGAAGTGGGGACTTTGCTAAATCCTTGACCATTAGGCTTATCCGATGTGGCTATCATGTTATCATTGGAAGCAGAAACCCCAAGTTTGCTGCTGAGTTCTTTCCACATGTCGTCGATGTAACTCACCACGAAGATGCTGTAACAAAAGCAAATTTAATTTTCATTGCCATACACAGAGAACACTATGCTGCTTTGTGGGACCTCAAACATCTGCTCATTGGCAAAATCCTTGTAGATGTCAGCAACAATATGCGAGTCAACCAATATCCGGAATCCAATGCAGAATACTTAGCATCTCTTTTCCCAGATTCCTTTGTTGTCAAAGGATTCAATGTTATTTCAGCCTGGGCACTGCAACTGGGACCAAAGGATGCTAGCAGACAC GTCTACATATGTAGTAACAGTGTTCAAGCTCGCCATCAAGTTATTGAACTTGCCCGTCAGCTCAGCTTCACGCCACTTGATTTGGGCGCTTTGTCTTCTGCAAGGGAGATTGAAAATTTACCTCTTCGTTTGTTTACACTATGGAAAGGCCCAGTAATAGTGGCTATTAGCCTGGCCACCTTCTTCTTCATCTATTCATTCATCAGAGATGTAATACATCCTTATGTGAGGAACCAGCAGAGTGATTTCTACAAGATCCCTATTGAGATTGTGAATAAGACATTGCCAGTAGTTGCTATCACTTTATTGTCTCTAGTGTATTTAGCAGGGCTCCTGGCAGCTGCTTATCAGCTTTATTACGGCACTAAATACAAACGATTTCCACCATGGTTAGAGAACTGGTTGCAGTGTCGAAAACAGCTTGGACTGCTTAGTTTTTTCTTTGCAGTAGTGCATGTGGTTTACAGCTTGTGCTTGCCTATGAGAAGGTCTGAGCGATACTTATTTCTAAACATGGCTTATCAGCAG GTCCATGCAAATGTTGAAAATTCTTGGAACGAAGAAGAAGTGTGGCGAATTGAAATGTATGTCTCTTTTGGAATAATGAGCCTCGGGCTGCTTTCTCTGTTGGCAGTAACTTCCATTCCTTCAGTAAACAGATCATTAAATTGGAGGGAATTCAGTTTTATTCAG TCTACACTTGGATACGTCGCTCTGCTCATAAGTACTTTCCATGTATTAATTTATGGCTGGAAAAGAGCCTTTGAAGAAGAATTCTACAGATTTTACACTCCACCAAATTTTGTTCTTGCACTTGTCTTGCCATGCATAGTAATTCTGGGTAAGATCATTTTACTTCTGCCCTGTATAAACAGGAAACTGAGACGGATTAGAAGAGGATGGGAAAAAAGACAGTATATGGAAGACAGAACTGGAACTGGTTCACATCCCTCACCAGAAAGGGTTACAATCATGTAA
- the STEAP2 gene encoding metalloreductase STEAP2 isoform X1 gives MESISMVGTPNYLNETFLPNGINGVKDSSKTTIGIIGSGDFAKSLTIRLIRCGYHVIIGSRNPKFAAEFFPHVVDVTHHEDAVTKANLIFIAIHREHYAALWDLKHLLIGKILVDVSNNMRVNQYPESNAEYLASLFPDSFVVKGFNVISAWALQLGPKDASRHVYICSNSVQARHQVIELARQLSFTPLDLGALSSAREIENLPLRLFTLWKGPVIVAISLATFFFIYSFIRDVIHPYVRNQQSDFYKIPIEIVNKTLPVVAITLLSLVYLAGLLAAAYQLYYGTKYKRFPPWLENWLQCRKQLGLLSFFFAVVHVVYSLCLPMRRSERYLFLNMAYQQVHANVENSWNEEEVWRIEMYVSFGIMSLGLLSLLAVTSIPSVNRSLNWREFSFIQSTLGYVALLISTFHVLIYGWKRAFEEEFYRFYTPPNFVLALVLPCIVILVHHTAVILLLMYFMSATEKMIPMQQKKNLLKIIFDTFNFHCCKSCFLFLRLKFSKLFVFLCVFNFTILVVNDNSQV, from the exons ATGGAATCAATTTCTATGGTGGGAACTCCTAACTACTTAAATGAAACCTTCTTGCCAAATGGTATAAATGGTGTCAAGGACAGCAGTAAGACTACAATAGGCATAATTGGAAGTGGGGACTTTGCTAAATCCTTGACCATTAGGCTTATCCGATGTGGCTATCATGTTATCATTGGAAGCAGAAACCCCAAGTTTGCTGCTGAGTTCTTTCCACATGTCGTCGATGTAACTCACCACGAAGATGCTGTAACAAAAGCAAATTTAATTTTCATTGCCATACACAGAGAACACTATGCTGCTTTGTGGGACCTCAAACATCTGCTCATTGGCAAAATCCTTGTAGATGTCAGCAACAATATGCGAGTCAACCAATATCCGGAATCCAATGCAGAATACTTAGCATCTCTTTTCCCAGATTCCTTTGTTGTCAAAGGATTCAATGTTATTTCAGCCTGGGCACTGCAACTGGGACCAAAGGATGCTAGCAGACAC GTCTACATATGTAGTAACAGTGTTCAAGCTCGCCATCAAGTTATTGAACTTGCCCGTCAGCTCAGCTTCACGCCACTTGATTTGGGCGCTTTGTCTTCTGCAAGGGAGATTGAAAATTTACCTCTTCGTTTGTTTACACTATGGAAAGGCCCAGTAATAGTGGCTATTAGCCTGGCCACCTTCTTCTTCATCTATTCATTCATCAGAGATGTAATACATCCTTATGTGAGGAACCAGCAGAGTGATTTCTACAAGATCCCTATTGAGATTGTGAATAAGACATTGCCAGTAGTTGCTATCACTTTATTGTCTCTAGTGTATTTAGCAGGGCTCCTGGCAGCTGCTTATCAGCTTTATTACGGCACTAAATACAAACGATTTCCACCATGGTTAGAGAACTGGTTGCAGTGTCGAAAACAGCTTGGACTGCTTAGTTTTTTCTTTGCAGTAGTGCATGTGGTTTACAGCTTGTGCTTGCCTATGAGAAGGTCTGAGCGATACTTATTTCTAAACATGGCTTATCAGCAG GTCCATGCAAATGTTGAAAATTCTTGGAACGAAGAAGAAGTGTGGCGAATTGAAATGTATGTCTCTTTTGGAATAATGAGCCTCGGGCTGCTTTCTCTGTTGGCAGTAACTTCCATTCCTTCAGTAAACAGATCATTAAATTGGAGGGAATTCAGTTTTATTCAG TCTACACTTGGATACGTCGCTCTGCTCATAAGTACTTTCCATGTATTAATTTATGGCTGGAAAAGAGCCTTTGAAGAAGAATTCTACAGATTTTACACTCCACCAAATTTTGTTCTTGCACTTGTCTTGCCATGCATAGTAATTCTGG TGCATCATACTGCTGTAATACTGCTTTTAATGTACTTTATGAGTGCTACTGAAAAGATGATTCctatgcagcaaaaaaaaaacctacttaaaataatatttgataCTTTTAATTTCCATTGTTGTAAAAGTTGTTTTCTATTCCTGCGTTTAAAGTTTagcaaattatttgtatttttatgtgtttttaatttcacAATATTAGTTGTAAATGATAATTCACAGGTGTAG
- the STEAP2 gene encoding metalloreductase STEAP2 isoform X4 has protein sequence MRVNQYPESNAEYLASLFPDSFVVKGFNVISAWALQLGPKDASRHVYICSNSVQARHQVIELARQLSFTPLDLGALSSAREIENLPLRLFTLWKGPVIVAISLATFFFIYSFIRDVIHPYVRNQQSDFYKIPIEIVNKTLPVVAITLLSLVYLAGLLAAAYQLYYGTKYKRFPPWLENWLQCRKQLGLLSFFFAVVHVVYSLCLPMRRSERYLFLNMAYQQVHANVENSWNEEEVWRIEMYVSFGIMSLGLLSLLAVTSIPSVNRSLNWREFSFIQSTLGYVALLISTFHVLIYGWKRAFEEEFYRFYTPPNFVLALVLPCIVILVHHTAVILLLMYFMSATEKMIPMQQKKNLLKIIFDTFNFHCCKSCFLFLRLKFSKLFVFLCVFNFTILVVNDNSQV, from the exons ATGCGAGTCAACCAATATCCGGAATCCAATGCAGAATACTTAGCATCTCTTTTCCCAGATTCCTTTGTTGTCAAAGGATTCAATGTTATTTCAGCCTGGGCACTGCAACTGGGACCAAAGGATGCTAGCAGACAC GTCTACATATGTAGTAACAGTGTTCAAGCTCGCCATCAAGTTATTGAACTTGCCCGTCAGCTCAGCTTCACGCCACTTGATTTGGGCGCTTTGTCTTCTGCAAGGGAGATTGAAAATTTACCTCTTCGTTTGTTTACACTATGGAAAGGCCCAGTAATAGTGGCTATTAGCCTGGCCACCTTCTTCTTCATCTATTCATTCATCAGAGATGTAATACATCCTTATGTGAGGAACCAGCAGAGTGATTTCTACAAGATCCCTATTGAGATTGTGAATAAGACATTGCCAGTAGTTGCTATCACTTTATTGTCTCTAGTGTATTTAGCAGGGCTCCTGGCAGCTGCTTATCAGCTTTATTACGGCACTAAATACAAACGATTTCCACCATGGTTAGAGAACTGGTTGCAGTGTCGAAAACAGCTTGGACTGCTTAGTTTTTTCTTTGCAGTAGTGCATGTGGTTTACAGCTTGTGCTTGCCTATGAGAAGGTCTGAGCGATACTTATTTCTAAACATGGCTTATCAGCAG GTCCATGCAAATGTTGAAAATTCTTGGAACGAAGAAGAAGTGTGGCGAATTGAAATGTATGTCTCTTTTGGAATAATGAGCCTCGGGCTGCTTTCTCTGTTGGCAGTAACTTCCATTCCTTCAGTAAACAGATCATTAAATTGGAGGGAATTCAGTTTTATTCAG TCTACACTTGGATACGTCGCTCTGCTCATAAGTACTTTCCATGTATTAATTTATGGCTGGAAAAGAGCCTTTGAAGAAGAATTCTACAGATTTTACACTCCACCAAATTTTGTTCTTGCACTTGTCTTGCCATGCATAGTAATTCTGG TGCATCATACTGCTGTAATACTGCTTTTAATGTACTTTATGAGTGCTACTGAAAAGATGATTCctatgcagcaaaaaaaaaacctacttaaaataatatttgataCTTTTAATTTCCATTGTTGTAAAAGTTGTTTTCTATTCCTGCGTTTAAAGTTTagcaaattatttgtatttttatgtgtttttaatttcacAATATTAGTTGTAAATGATAATTCACAGGTGTAG